One Sebastes umbrosus isolate fSebUmb1 chromosome 6, fSebUmb1.pri, whole genome shotgun sequence DNA window includes the following coding sequences:
- the LOC119489361 gene encoding endochitinase 2-like isoform X2, whose amino-acid sequence MNVHHTLICCFLLTLQDGNSGLFDAEILERTGTEGGNITVGCSFTFSGKTKIFCKNKCKDDEDILIETDDVTAHSGRYSIEYTRGAFLSSPVLYVSITNLTKSDTGWYRCGLDRSLTFFSSYQEIDIRVKDAPTTSEPKSTLKPFSTSVPSASTPSSASPPSSSSTPSSSSTPSSSSTPTAPTAPAAGAGVLLYVGLTLVVMIIVLSGAVLIFCRKRTSRTKPEEPPEETEYVHVIEANRVYEEIREEDRRSKYNKPNGVETTEEYSLVTAASSQRKTEDASGQLTYSEVDFSGGTAASLHGAPCGDVDNVVYSVPRVEVSSDASPPLYSTVTSHQL is encoded by the exons ATGAACGTCCATCACACTTTGATCTGCTGCTTCCTCCTCA CACTGCAGGACGGAAACTCTGGTCTCTTCGATGCAGAAATCCTCGAACGGACAGGAACTGAAGGAGGAAACATCACAGTCGGCTGCAGCTTCACTTTCTCTGGGAAGACGAAGATCTTCTGTAAGAACAAATGTAAAGATGATGAAGACATTCTCATTGAAACAGATGATGTCACAGCTCACAGTGGCAGATACAGCATAGAATATACAAGAGGAGCTTTTCTATCTTCTCCAGTTCTCTATGTGAGCATCACAAATCTGACTAAGTCTGACACAGGATGGTACAGATGTGGTTTGGACAGATCTTTGACATTCTTCTCATCGTACCAGGAGATCGATATCAGAGTTAAAGATG CTCCAACTACTTCAGAACCAAAGTCGACTCTCAAACCTTTTTCAACATCTGTCCCATCAGCCTCAACACCTTCATCAGCCTCCCCACCTTCATCATCCTCCACACCTTCATCATCCTCCACACCTTCATCATCCTCCACACCGACAGCACCGACAGCACCAGCTGCAGGTGCAG GTGTGCTGCTGTATGTGGGTCTGACTCTGGTCGTCATGATCATCGTATTATCAGGAGCTGTGCTGATATTCTGCAGGAAGAGGACCAGTAGGACCAAACCTGAAG AACCTCCTGAGGAAACTGAGTACGTTCACGTCATAGAG GCCAACCGAGTGTACGAGGAGATCAGAGAGGAGGACCGACGGAGCAAATACAACAAACCCAACGGAGTTGAGACCACAGAGGAATACAGCCTTGTAACTGCAGCCAGTTCTCAGAGGAAG ACTGAAGACGCCTCCGGTCAACTCACCTACTCTGAGGTGGATTTCTCTGGCGGTACAGCCGCCTCGCTCCACGGCGCCCCCTGTGGTGACGTAGATAACGTGGTCTACTCCGTTCCTCGGGTAGAGGTGAGCTCGGACGCTTCCCCTCCTCTGTACTCTACCGTTACTTCTCATCAGCTGTAG
- the LOC119489361 gene encoding cell wall protein RBR3-like isoform X3 translates to MNVHHTLICCFLLTLQDGNSGLFDAEILERTGTEGGNITVGCSFTFSGKTKIFCKNKCKDDEDILIETDDVTAHSGRYSIEYTRGAFLSSPVLYVSITNLTKSDTGWYRCGLDRSLTFFSSYQEIDIRVKDAPTTSEPKSTLKPFSTSVPSASTPSSASPPSSSSTPSSSSTPSSSSTPTAPTAPAAGVLLYVGLTLVVMIIVLSGAVLIFCRKRTSRTKPEEPPEETEYVHVIEANRVYEEIREEDRRSKYNKPNGVETTEEYSLVTAASSQRKTEDASGQLTYSEVDFSGGTAASLHGAPCGDVDNVVYSVPRVEVSSDASPPLYSTVTSHQL, encoded by the exons ATGAACGTCCATCACACTTTGATCTGCTGCTTCCTCCTCA CACTGCAGGACGGAAACTCTGGTCTCTTCGATGCAGAAATCCTCGAACGGACAGGAACTGAAGGAGGAAACATCACAGTCGGCTGCAGCTTCACTTTCTCTGGGAAGACGAAGATCTTCTGTAAGAACAAATGTAAAGATGATGAAGACATTCTCATTGAAACAGATGATGTCACAGCTCACAGTGGCAGATACAGCATAGAATATACAAGAGGAGCTTTTCTATCTTCTCCAGTTCTCTATGTGAGCATCACAAATCTGACTAAGTCTGACACAGGATGGTACAGATGTGGTTTGGACAGATCTTTGACATTCTTCTCATCGTACCAGGAGATCGATATCAGAGTTAAAGATG CTCCAACTACTTCAGAACCAAAGTCGACTCTCAAACCTTTTTCAACATCTGTCCCATCAGCCTCAACACCTTCATCAGCCTCCCCACCTTCATCATCCTCCACACCTTCATCATCCTCCACACCTTCATCATCCTCCACACCGACAGCACCGACAGCACCAGCTGCAG GTGTGCTGCTGTATGTGGGTCTGACTCTGGTCGTCATGATCATCGTATTATCAGGAGCTGTGCTGATATTCTGCAGGAAGAGGACCAGTAGGACCAAACCTGAAG AACCTCCTGAGGAAACTGAGTACGTTCACGTCATAGAG GCCAACCGAGTGTACGAGGAGATCAGAGAGGAGGACCGACGGAGCAAATACAACAAACCCAACGGAGTTGAGACCACAGAGGAATACAGCCTTGTAACTGCAGCCAGTTCTCAGAGGAAG ACTGAAGACGCCTCCGGTCAACTCACCTACTCTGAGGTGGATTTCTCTGGCGGTACAGCCGCCTCGCTCCACGGCGCCCCCTGTGGTGACGTAGATAACGTGGTCTACTCCGTTCCTCGGGTAGAGGTGAGCTCGGACGCTTCCCCTCCTCTGTACTCTACCGTTACTTCTCATCAGCTGTAG
- the LOC119489361 gene encoding cell wall protein RBR3-like isoform X4, which produces MNVHHTLICCFLLTLQDGNSGLFDAEILERTGTEGGNITVGCSFTFSGKTKIFCKNKCKDDEDILIETDDVTAHSGRYSIEYTRGAFLSSPVLYVSITNLTKSDTGWYRCGLDRSLTFFSSYQEIDIRVKDAPTTSEPKSTLKPFSTSVPSASTPSSASPPSSSSTPSSSSTPSSSSTPTAPTAPAAGAGPGVLLYVGLTLVVMIIVLSGAVLIFCRKRTSRTKPEEPPEETEYVHVIEEIREEDRRSKYNKPNGVETTEEYSLVTAASSQRKTEDASGQLTYSEVDFSGGTAASLHGAPCGDVDNVVYSVPRVEVSSDASPPLYSTVTSHQL; this is translated from the exons ATGAACGTCCATCACACTTTGATCTGCTGCTTCCTCCTCA CACTGCAGGACGGAAACTCTGGTCTCTTCGATGCAGAAATCCTCGAACGGACAGGAACTGAAGGAGGAAACATCACAGTCGGCTGCAGCTTCACTTTCTCTGGGAAGACGAAGATCTTCTGTAAGAACAAATGTAAAGATGATGAAGACATTCTCATTGAAACAGATGATGTCACAGCTCACAGTGGCAGATACAGCATAGAATATACAAGAGGAGCTTTTCTATCTTCTCCAGTTCTCTATGTGAGCATCACAAATCTGACTAAGTCTGACACAGGATGGTACAGATGTGGTTTGGACAGATCTTTGACATTCTTCTCATCGTACCAGGAGATCGATATCAGAGTTAAAGATG CTCCAACTACTTCAGAACCAAAGTCGACTCTCAAACCTTTTTCAACATCTGTCCCATCAGCCTCAACACCTTCATCAGCCTCCCCACCTTCATCATCCTCCACACCTTCATCATCCTCCACACCTTCATCATCCTCCACACCGACAGCACCGACAGCACCAGCTGCAGGTGCAGGTCCAG GTGTGCTGCTGTATGTGGGTCTGACTCTGGTCGTCATGATCATCGTATTATCAGGAGCTGTGCTGATATTCTGCAGGAAGAGGACCAGTAGGACCAAACCTGAAG AACCTCCTGAGGAAACTGAGTACGTTCACGTCATAGAG GAGATCAGAGAGGAGGACCGACGGAGCAAATACAACAAACCCAACGGAGTTGAGACCACAGAGGAATACAGCCTTGTAACTGCAGCCAGTTCTCAGAGGAAG ACTGAAGACGCCTCCGGTCAACTCACCTACTCTGAGGTGGATTTCTCTGGCGGTACAGCCGCCTCGCTCCACGGCGCCCCCTGTGGTGACGTAGATAACGTGGTCTACTCCGTTCCTCGGGTAGAGGTGAGCTCGGACGCTTCCCCTCCTCTGTACTCTACCGTTACTTCTCATCAGCTGTAG
- the LOC119489361 gene encoding cell wall protein RBR3-like isoform X1, translated as MNVHHTLICCFLLTLQDGNSGLFDAEILERTGTEGGNITVGCSFTFSGKTKIFCKNKCKDDEDILIETDDVTAHSGRYSIEYTRGAFLSSPVLYVSITNLTKSDTGWYRCGLDRSLTFFSSYQEIDIRVKDAPTTSEPKSTLKPFSTSVPSASTPSSASPPSSSSTPSSSSTPSSSSTPTAPTAPAAGAGPGVLLYVGLTLVVMIIVLSGAVLIFCRKRTSRTKPEEPPEETEYVHVIEANRVYEEIREEDRRSKYNKPNGVETTEEYSLVTAASSQRKTEDASGQLTYSEVDFSGGTAASLHGAPCGDVDNVVYSVPRVEVSSDASPPLYSTVTSHQL; from the exons ATGAACGTCCATCACACTTTGATCTGCTGCTTCCTCCTCA CACTGCAGGACGGAAACTCTGGTCTCTTCGATGCAGAAATCCTCGAACGGACAGGAACTGAAGGAGGAAACATCACAGTCGGCTGCAGCTTCACTTTCTCTGGGAAGACGAAGATCTTCTGTAAGAACAAATGTAAAGATGATGAAGACATTCTCATTGAAACAGATGATGTCACAGCTCACAGTGGCAGATACAGCATAGAATATACAAGAGGAGCTTTTCTATCTTCTCCAGTTCTCTATGTGAGCATCACAAATCTGACTAAGTCTGACACAGGATGGTACAGATGTGGTTTGGACAGATCTTTGACATTCTTCTCATCGTACCAGGAGATCGATATCAGAGTTAAAGATG CTCCAACTACTTCAGAACCAAAGTCGACTCTCAAACCTTTTTCAACATCTGTCCCATCAGCCTCAACACCTTCATCAGCCTCCCCACCTTCATCATCCTCCACACCTTCATCATCCTCCACACCTTCATCATCCTCCACACCGACAGCACCGACAGCACCAGCTGCAGGTGCAGGTCCAG GTGTGCTGCTGTATGTGGGTCTGACTCTGGTCGTCATGATCATCGTATTATCAGGAGCTGTGCTGATATTCTGCAGGAAGAGGACCAGTAGGACCAAACCTGAAG AACCTCCTGAGGAAACTGAGTACGTTCACGTCATAGAG GCCAACCGAGTGTACGAGGAGATCAGAGAGGAGGACCGACGGAGCAAATACAACAAACCCAACGGAGTTGAGACCACAGAGGAATACAGCCTTGTAACTGCAGCCAGTTCTCAGAGGAAG ACTGAAGACGCCTCCGGTCAACTCACCTACTCTGAGGTGGATTTCTCTGGCGGTACAGCCGCCTCGCTCCACGGCGCCCCCTGTGGTGACGTAGATAACGTGGTCTACTCCGTTCCTCGGGTAGAGGTGAGCTCGGACGCTTCCCCTCCTCTGTACTCTACCGTTACTTCTCATCAGCTGTAG